Genomic window (Daucus carota subsp. sativus chromosome 5, DH1 v3.0, whole genome shotgun sequence):
TCTCCTAATCCTAATCAATGTTCATAATTTTGCAAACAAATCAGAGAATCTCCTAATAAACTAACTTAAAGTGCCTCAGTCTCTAACAACACCTCCACATGCCTACCCCACTTTCAGAATCCTCACATATCTCTCCATGTTACGGTTACATAATACACTAATTTTATACGATATAACGATAGTACCACATATCgacaaacaaaattagtttaataCAATACATTTAAAACTCCTATTTTTCTAGAAATcgaatcacttttatttttttaatcttcgTATGATGGATGACCATCATACATACAAAAATTATGTaggtatattttaaaataaagtattatataatttactgACACCTTTATACGTGTAAACCATACAGAATGTGTCACCAAGCAATGAAAGATACGTGGTCACACAACACACTCCCCCACCATTATATGCCGTTAGTTTAACGCCTCTGTTTTCTCTTTTCTCCTGCTCATTTAACCATGGTTAAAATCTAACTCTAGTTAACCTCAAACCCCTCGTTCCTATAAATACATAGCTTGATTTAAGCTGTGTTTGCCAAATCAAACACCAAACACTCCTCtttaaaaaacacacacaacCTTCTCCCCTCTCCTCTACTCTagcaataattaattaaatacgcTTCTTGCAAATTAGGCGAAAATGGCGGCGTCTTCGAGAAGATACAGTGGACCAGTCCTTCGTTCTCAGTCTCCTTCAGGGAGATTCTGCTCCCCTGGCTCCATGTCCTCGTTcgcttcttcttcatcttcggCTTTTTCGTCTCGGCCTTCTCGCTTTCTCCAAAGATCTACCTCGCCAACGCGAGTTAATCTCTCCGGCTCTTCTAGCTCCCCGTCGTCATCGGTCCGGTTCTCGATGGACCGCTCCGGCTCCCCGAGCAGATCGATTTCAGCAACGAGTCGTAGCCAGGTGGTGAACAAATCGAGCAACGGTGCTCTGAGGAGCCAGAAGAAGCGGACGTGTATGTGTTCTCCCACGAATCATCCCGGCTCGTTCCGGTGCGGTCTTCACAAGAATTCACCGAGCCAGGCCGGTACGTCGTCGTATCCGTCAAACAGGCTGAATGCACGGAGATCGGCTATGACGAATTCGCTGGTGAGAATTGGGACAGTGGAAGGTGATTTGGTGAAAAGAGCTCTGGCGGCGTTGATAAGACCGTCGTCTCATAGCCAGAAGCGCCGTGGCTCGTTCCAGCCCAGACCTAGCAGGCTCTCGGTTATGTCCAGAGCTCAATAAGTGTAGCCTGGGAAGAGAGGACTATCcatctgtgtatatatatattgtattagtTTACACGGTACCGGAACCCTAAAAAGGCCATTTTCGGCCTAGAGGATATTTTGTGTACATATATCAAATTTACGCTGCTATGCTATTATTGATTGCAGCAGTAACTGGGAGCTGGTCTCAGGACTTTGAACTTTATTAACTTGCCTTTGAATTTTGGTGAATCTCAGTTTCGAGTTTGTCTGAATTTACCCAAATATGAGATGCAAGTGGGGTTTTTTACGGGAAAAAGGGTggcaaatatttaaaataggcTGCCGAAGAAAAAGAcaatctaatttaaaatttaaaatttatataagatTTGTATTAACGTAAGTATAATTATAACAAATAGCATATTTGTGTTGTGTTATTTCTATctatttgtattaaaataagTGTAAGTATAATTATAAGGGATCGGTTTGATTAAGGTTATGGGTGTATGATGGGTACGTACTACGTAGAGTGGTTTAAGGTCTTTATCATGAGGAGGGTTAACAACTTAATATGGCAAACGAAATATTAAGGTGGTGTTTGGCCACCgcttttaagccgacttctggacttataagttagaagcacttatttcgtactgtttgtgtaataagtcaagaagcacttataaaaagttgagaatgctaacttttgtttcatgacttctgcttatttcccaaacactttaatcacttataagtattaacttgcttctaacttctatttcacttctttactttaagcaagaagcacttattttaaactcagccaaacggtCCCTAAAGTAGACTGAGGATGCCCTCGTTAATTAGAATTAGGGTCtgtttgaaattcttgttgaaAATTGTTATGATGCTAAAAAATTGTTAGTAAAAAACTGTTGTtcttttgagttataatatgaaaaaaaatatttttatgaaattcgATTGTGAAGTTTATGACTGCTTTTCACAAAGTTGAAAAATAGCTTCTTACAAAAATGTTGGAGGACTTGCTTCATCATACAGTTTTTGAGATAAAAGAGGTTCACAAATCTGTTTTTAGATTTAAAATAGATATTCACCTATTTTCCagcaaaatattattattgcaGTGTAAACATATCTTAATATTAATACAATGCCAAACGATACCTTCATATTAATAGATTAAGAATGCCCTCTTAATTTAAACATGACTTTCTTGATTTAACGGgatgtattcaattgagattttaatggattatttttactttaggaattttagagaattGTATGTTATCTTGATTTTATGTGGATACTTGATAAAATAtcacagagttgataggatttaagcacagtgcttcaaaatctcattgattttggtgggatttcaaaaaatttaaattacactgaagaatgccacaaaatccaaaaaaacccatcagtatttgaatactatcagattttaatggattttaaacaatcccaattgaataccatcggattttaaa
Coding sequences:
- the LOC108220270 gene encoding uncharacterized protein LOC108220270, giving the protein MAASSRRYSGPVLRSQSPSGRFCSPGSMSSFASSSSSAFSSRPSRFLQRSTSPTRVNLSGSSSSPSSSVRFSMDRSGSPSRSISATSRSQVVNKSSNGALRSQKKRTCMCSPTNHPGSFRCGLHKNSPSQAGTSSYPSNRLNARRSAMTNSLVRIGTVEGDLVKRALAALIRPSSHSQKRRGSFQPRPSRLSVMSRAQ